The following nucleotide sequence is from Corylus avellana chromosome ca7, CavTom2PMs-1.0.
GAACAGAAAAGTGACATTCAAAAGTTCAAGCTTCCAGAACCTGTTCTTTGCGTTGGTGGAATTTTGCAGATTGAGCTCCTGGGTAGGGTTCAGAGAAACAAAGCGGATGGCTTATTCTATATATGGTTTGTTCGataaactcttttttctttagtCTTGTTTCATATTCATTTGTGGTTATTCTATGGATGACTTATTAAAGCCTTGAAATACTAATTTTACTGATCAACAAGATCAGTATTACAAggccaaaatacaaaaaaaaaaaaaaaaaaaaaaaaaaacatgtttgttTTCCTGCACTgctattttataaattataatattgtaTGTACCATTATGTATAGGcttaaataattttcaaaagttGATGTATTTGTCTTACTGCTTTTGGTTTATATACATGCCCCTTTTTTTGTACAAGAAGATTCGTATCTTTTCTGTCACTAGTTTGCTCTTGGTGCACCTCGGCCACTGACATATATTAGgaatttttggaaatttatttCGTTCCATATGTAGAGATTTTTATAGTAACAGCTCATGCTCTTGGAGatctggttttgttttttgactTTCCTTTTAATGTTAGCCTATGCTTCTGTCGAAATGACTAGGGTCTGGATTAGCTGGTGGCTTGGTTCTTTTAGTTTCTGTGGAATGTGAACTTGTGGAGTGTACGAATGAACTTTGGTTCAAAGTTATTGGTAGAGTAATACTACCCTTCATACTTATCAATCACACTCATTTTACATAGCTAACGTGGCATATtttaaatgtctttttttttttcttttcttttttatctttaactatgaagccacttaaaacacgtaaCATCAACTGGTGTGAAATAAGTGtgataaatgaatataaaaagtaTTAGAGTAGTATTACTTTTATTGATATGATATTGTATacgggcttttttttttctttccttatttaatGCATCTCAATCTCCGTGTGCTGCTTGTAAGACAAAGGAAAACTACTTTAAAACACACCACGTCCATTAGTGTGAAATAAGtgtaaagagtagcattactctaatgtAAAAATTGGTATTTCTAATGCACTTTATTTCAAATTGCAGCATGACTTATGTTCAAGTTGTGGGGCGATCCTTATCTCCAGCATTTGGTGTGGAAAATCTTGAACCATCTGGGAAGTTTATCTTGCTACACAACAAGCTGGAGAAATTTTATGACCAACCGAACGACCCTGTTGAAAGCGCCGCTCATATCGTGCGGAGTAGTGCCGGAGATTTGTGGCAAATTGTGAATAGGTTGCAGGGAAATTTAGTAGATCCAATTGATGGATTTGAGTAGGGTGAGGAAGAAGACAAATCTGAGGAAGAATATATTctctgaattttttatattgtttcgTCTATTTGATGAGCAGCCACCCCCCTAACCGGGGGAGCCAGTTTCCTCACCTCTTTAGAACTTTTCATTTGAAGGATTGTGTAGTGGTATTACCTTAATATAAGTTTATTTTCCCATTAGAGTCGAGCgtctattttcaaattttgggtTGGGCAGCCCTTAGTCATAGGGCTGAAATGTAGGCCCGACAGATTTTTACACGATTTACGCGTACATGACACAAATTCAACACAAAAGTAGCTTGTTATGGTTTGAGAGTTtgcccgtttaattaaataagacgGGTTAAatttgacctatatagtcttgtATCATTGCCTCATCAAGGTGATGtggattgataattttttgcaTGACTTTTGCAAATCAAACATGAAATTAGTTAGTTAGGATTGAGGGGTTAGACCTTGTATTAAAGTTGAGATATATAGtcttagagtaatgttatatacttgCCTCTTATCTTACTCTTATACCACTTGGCTGATGTGACCATTAGTTTTTGGataaatctttattaaaaattaaaaataaaaaataaatcaagtgcTAGTAAATATTGTCCCTACAACCCGATGATTGAGAGTGAAATGAAAGATGAGCATTTACAATTATTAATAGTTTTACACACTCAAACCTTGATACGATACGACTCAAATGTGACACGCAAACATGAATCGCCACCCTTTTCTAAATCGACAGAATTTGGAGCCTAAAAGGCAACTTAGGGTTCTCATTATATGATAATAGCTTGATGGCCAAATGATGTCCGGCCACTGCTCTAGACAGCCTAATGAAAGTTTTTCACGGAGAGGCTTTTTATTTGCTTATGAAACttttcatggttttttttttttttttaatctgaattTCCGAAAAAGATAACAGTTTTACATTTGACAACTTTTTATATTAaagtctttcttcttcaattaatAATCTTAAAGTGTAAGCGGAAAGACCCACTTGTAACTCCCCCAAAAAATCTCAAAAGTGTGTAGTCACAGGTAAATAATATTTCCAAATAAGTTTGGGATCCTATCTTCCTATATACTGCACATCGTTTGATTCGTTTCTCAGGATGCTGTGggatttttcaattatataaagggaaaaataaaataaaataaaaatccaagagGCTCATGTATAATTTGTAGAATTTTGCATAAAAACACACAAGAAAATGACCTATATAGCAATCCAGCAGCATCCAATGATTCAAAAGTTTCACTCATAAGGGTTAATCTTGTTAATTAGAAAATTATAGGATGCTTTTCTTTTGATGAAGTAAAACCTCACCAAGGCAAGACCTACCCTGGGCAGTAAACCCCGAATACATAACCCACCTCGCCGGGCACTTTAACCACTAGGCTGCACCGGGTTAGGATGCTTCCTACCATACGATATAGAAATATGATCAAGCATTATGGATTTGCAAGTTTGTATGATCACTAGTAAAACCACCATACAATAAGCTGATATAATCATGCAATTACCAGCAGCTAATTATTAGTTAAACTATGAAACAAGACATGACCATGTGATATTTCGATTGTGAAAGAACACAATGAAGTGCTACAGTAGAGGCAAATTGCTTAAAGCTCAAACCAAGTTTATCTCATGAGTCTAAATAATTATTTGAATGACATTGGAGCACATTGAGGAAAGCATGATTCTCATTTCAGGATGCCTTGGACTTTGGCGGCGATGGAAGCAACTGCATAGCAGAAACCAGAAAATCTACATCAGCAAAatatggaagatttgcaagcaCTAGTTGCTAGAGAAGCTTAATGTCATCAATATCAAAGCTAATTTTTTCATCAtaatggattttctttttccttttttttctttaataatgaACAAGATTGGTGGCAAAGAATTGATAAGCACCTGATAACAAGAGATTAGCGAGGAAACAAATCCAAAGGCTCCAGTTACACGGGGGTTAACTTTCTTAGGTGCCAATTGAAGCAGCCCAACAGCTACCACTATATCCATGCCAGCTTTAATTAGGGCCAAAGACCtctcatttgattttttaagtTTGGCACGGTATTCCTCATTCTGCATCCATGGAGACCAAAGCATACAAGGGGGAGGGGTTCATTGGAACAGAAATCAGAatggcaattaaaaaaaaaaaaattatgatgagCAATCCATTGTAAAAGGAATGGTAAACTTACTTGATATTTATCGTCTTTCTTAAGTTGCTTTTCTATCTTCTTCATTGATGCAGAAAGTCTTCCAAGCTCCCCAAGCTGATATAAGATGGGGCAAAAACACATAATACCAATATTTCCAGTtctttgggggtgggggggagtGGGGATAGAAGCCAattgttaagaaaaaaacagaCAGCAGCAAACCTCAACCAAAGTGGTACAAATCGAAGAACCCATCCAACAGAAAAGAGAGATGCGGCCAATCACGTCAGCCCGATCCTTGTTCTACAACAAACCAAATAtctttattaagaaaaaaaaaatcagaaatcaaTATAGAACACCTggaaacagaaaagaaagaaagttgcACTCCATACCTTATAAATGCCTGTCCTCCCAAGCCACACAATTTGATCAAGAAACAAGAATGTGGACAGTAACGCGTTTTTGGACTGTAGCAAGCATTAAAATAGGGTcaccaagaagaagagtatgAACAAGATCTTAGAGGTGAAAAGACTCATTCATACCTTTCCGAGCAAAACAAGGGGAAGGGGAGTTCCTGCCGGAGTTGGACTGATAAGAGCATGCAAGTCATTGACAAACTGCAAATCGACACAGTGAACCATAAGATGTTCCAGACTTAAAACTACTAGAAAGAAAAATCAGTCTCAGATTTCTTATGTAGCACAAAGTAGTTAAAAATTTACAACAAGAAAGCTTCCCTTattatgaattatatattctctcatctttttctttttctttatttttttttaaagtaagtaATTAGCCCCACAGGGAGGGAAAAGGGGAGATTCTCTCATCTAATTATTTCTAGGAAGCAAACAAAGCATCGATAATTAAATAAAGCTTATAGATAaacatttatctataaaatgaacaaaaaggTAGGTGACAGAACACAAGAAATTTCTTGGGCTTAAAAGTAAGAAGTATCAAATTATGCAACAATTCCAAATGAAACTAAATAGAAAGAGTTGGTTCACATGGTAAAACCAAACCTTGAAAAGACGGAAGACCTTCCGTGCCAAGCTGGTTGATTTGTCAACATTTTGGGCTGTACCAGGCTCTCCATTACTCAAGTATTTGGAACCATATTGTATTGCCCTGCATATCTTGTCCCTGGCTTCTGCCTtgttcaaatacaaaacaacgAGAGCAAGTTCTGCCCTAGCTACATCCAGCGTACTCATCTTTTATGCTGAATAGTGAATACAcctaaaaaaattgaggtcCCAGTTAATTTCATTGTAACTGACCAATAAAATGAAGAATAACACCATAAGGTCATGTTCTAGCATTATATTACCAAAATATAAGAAGAACAATAATCAACTTTATATACATGAGGAAGGGGAAGAACAGGTTCTTCTCGCAATGAAAAGTCACTAAGTAACAGTTCTTACCAATACCAACgatttatttataacatgtcAATTAGAAGTAACGACATCAACCGACAAAATAAATTCTGTAATAAGATACACTATAAGaatcaaaatttcaaacttcCATATAATAGTATGTCAAGTGAACACTTTAAGAGTCGATTTCGTAAGCCAAACGtgtgtttttaaacaaatttgcGAAAAGTGTCCCATTTGGGAATGGGCTTGAAAAAAGAATGATGGTTTAAAAACATGGAAAAAGTCACAATTTCAAATTGCAGGTAAGAAGGTGTGTTTTttaaaacgcacaattttaaaggcaaAACCGCGATTTACCTTCAACGCTTAACTGCAtctttaaaaatcacattttcattacttgcaatttgaaattgctacttttcAAACTGCATGTTTTGAAATTGCTAAACCAAGCAGACCCTCAGTAGCACATAAATAACAGCCTATTAGCAGCCACTAAACAATGCAGAAAGGAAAGTCCCAAAATCGTCTTCCCACGAAAGAATCACTACAACACCCACTACAGGAACAGGAACATTTGTACACTTATCCAAACTCAGAAATCAATACAACGTATCTAAATCTTGCTCAATAACTGAAATCAGAAAATCAATTCCGTTTATACAAGGACAGTAGTATGAAAAACATTATCCAAGACCAACCAAACTGTTTTGTCTTTGGGAATATTCATTAAAGTCTGTTTCGTTGCTGAAAAAGAGTAGGATGAGGAATGAATCAAATCAATTACTCGGATTTAAGAATTTTCTGTTTAATTGGGTTTCACCAAAAGAGAGAAATTCCTTCATTTTTCCGGATAATACGAGGCTATGGCTTTCCCGGTTAACTTCTACTctaaaacaataacaacaataacaaaaaagaaaaagaaaaaaagcgaAACAGGAAACAAATCTTGATATAAAGACGATTTTGAATTCaccaaattaatcaaattaaaatatctcAATCCACAGTAACACAAAAGTACCAATATGAAACCAAATAGCAAGCAATACccagctgaaaaaaaaaaaaaagaatcatttcCGCAGAAAAAGAATACCCAGCTGAAAACTCAAATCTTTGCCTATAAAAGCAAAATactcaaatatttaaaaacaaaaatgaaatttcccATTACCGGTGTACCTGAAGTGCAAATCAACGATAAAAGACCTGGGGTCTGGGAATTCTAAATTCTATATAtgcacacagagagagagagacagagacagagagagaaaggtacCGAAGCAAGTGGCCGATGAATTGGCCTCGAAAAGCGTAAAACCGCTCTCCGTGAACCTCAGAAGCTTTCTCTGGCGTCACCTCTCTCTGTGAATCGTTTAGCTTTCCTCTTTGATAGGCTCTGATAAGGGTTTCTTTGGTCCTTCTTTCctataacaaacaaacaaaataatataattcttatacccacaaaaaaaataatatatatatatatatacacacacacacacacacacacacacacacacaagctTTTCCAATGtacattcaatatataatttaagtttATTCTTGACCGTTCGATATCAGTATTTTTATGAAGGCAATGGATCATCACCTGGGCCGCTTCAGCAAATTATTATCTACGCCGTTGTGATGAGATCTCTAGTATCTGGTTCCTGAATGATTCAATTTCGGGGTGCCATAGTAATATTTTGGTCAAGCACGTATCTTAAGGAAGATATAGATGGACCGTTCATGATTTGTCATCTCTCATCCTTATCTGGATTGTTGACACTCCACTACTCCATTCGGACAAGTTTCCCAGACAAGCATTACGTACGCAGGGAGGTGCTTGGACACAAGCACAATGGAATTCTTATACTtggttttctttgattcttcctttccttttctttttttgcttttaaaactattttcagaagtcttttgttaattatttatttatttatttattattattattattatttttttctatttttagattatacattaacaaataattcaatattttgtttttttttttttttttataaatctgtattctttctttattgtttGAATATTTGGATAAAACATGTAGCCAacttattattcaaaaaattcaaaaaaaaaaagggtaagttGGCTTGGATGCACAGCCATCCCTCATAGGGCTGGGAACGGTCTGGTCGGTATCGGTTGGAGCATTTTTACTTATTGATTCATGAAAGTTGgttaagtcggttaattaatCGACTTCGTACCGACAATAAATAGTTTCGACTTTTTTAGTTAATTGGTTAATCAATTAATATGTAGTCGGTTAGTACAAAAGATATGCTTTTATtagtttataaatgaaaataaaaagtaaattcatagagcatacactaaaaaaataaccacAAATCAGCTCGACAAGCACAGTAAGAAaacatacaaaataaaattcaaaattcacttaaaaaataGATTAAGTTGGTTAACcgacaaaaaagaaattctacCACTTACCGAACCGCACCGATGTTGAAACTGTATTTTTATTCCGCCTACCAACTACCGAAGTCGGTTGTCAGTTAATAACAGTTCGATGGTAGTTGATAGGTGGTAAATGGTACTTATACACTTAGGCTTAGtcatcctaatttttttaaaataataataataattaaaagaaaatgaaaattatagttttttttacgAGTAAAGCTCTGTTTTGGTTTCTCAACATTATAAGAAggtgtattttataaaaaatattttctcaaatgttGACCTCACTATAAACACTTGTAAAACACAGATTTTccttttatatcacatagaATAGTTtgaaacatattaacaaacattCTCCAATTTAGttttttcataatatattttaaagctttagttttaaatttgatataaaaggaaaaattaaagttGTGAGATCGGAGACCTAAAAGCAGTCTACCTGCTGCATAAACAAACTAAATCTTCCATGATGTCATGTTACTTTATCTTATCATCAAGGAAGATAACAAATCTTTACAACGTCATATCCAAAGGTTTAACACATAGGATTTTGGCACCATTCCCTGTCACTAGTTTTCTCATTCAACATGAATGATAAaatgtttgcttttttttttatttttattttagggaaGCTCAAAAGCAGCATTTTGAAACATCCTATTACTATTAAACCTTAATGCaaagttaatttatttgtaTGCCCTATCCATCTTGTTCGGTTAGGAGCTTTAACACTTACTCAAACTGTTTAAACTCCTGTCCAAACAAGGTTAATTCCGTACAACCATCGGAATTGAGAGTTAAATGCACAGCAATGAAGCCATCAAGGTTCAAAAACCAGCTGGCAGCTGTCATGCTCAATTATTTAAATCCTTAAATTCTCTACCAACAAAGATGGACCATGGTGAATCATATACCACGcacaaagacaagaaaatttaTGAAGCACATGAACAATCTTCTATAAATTGTAAAATCTTTCCCTGATTCAGACGCTTAACAGCTAGCTTTTGATGTACGCGGGGAATTGCCATTATTATGGCTTCACAGACATTGTAGCAGAATGGATATTCATTTATGAACAGTATAAAATTCGAAATTTAAATTTGATCACACAACTCCAccaaagaggaagaagaaatttgATTGCAAGAGGATTGTGTTGCATAGAGAAGAGAGGAAAATATGAAAGGGGACATATAGAGACCATATATTGAATAAATAGTACATTCACTGCATAGATCAATAAGCTTGCGCATTCCAGTTCAAATCAGGAACTACTTTGTTTCATATAGACTATGAAACAGCGATCatacaaaacataaaagaaaaaaatagaagggaAAACATCATTATACAGAAGACACTGGAAAGTTTTATCTATTTCCTGCTGAACAAACTTCTTAGTTTTCCTCTTTCCAACCGCTCCAGTAGCTTCTTGGCACCCGGGATGTCCATTTCTGTAAGCTTTTTAAGATACCCAATTGCTCCATAAGAGATCATCAGCTTCTTACATTTCTTACTTGAGGATAGAGATGCAAGGCAGGAAACGGCGTACTTTTTCGAAGTGTTTTGTGGACTTGGGTCGAGCAATTGGACCAGATTCGGCACACTTTTATCATCCTTCTTAACTTCTCTGCAGTTTTGTGAAAGGATCATCAGGCTTGAAATTGCCTGCGCAGCAACCTCTCTAACACTGTTTGATTTAGCCTCAAGCATCTTGACAAGCAGAGGAATGCACCCAGCTTCACCTACCATTTTCTTCATCTCTGTTGAGCTACAAACCCGACAAATTGCCGATGCAGCGGCTTGTTGTGCACCCAATGATCCAGATTTAAGCACATGAACTAACCGGGGCAGGAAACCAAGAGAAAGCAAGACTTCTATGGAAACCGACGCAACCAAATTTCTTAATGCACCAACTGCAGATTCTTGAGGCAGTGGACCATCAAGATAAACCAACAGGCTCCTAACACCACCTTCTGAAATAACAGACCTTCTTAGATTGTCATTGCTGGCAGTGAGATTCTGCAAGCACTCTGCTGCATATTCTTTGGAACCCAACAAAATTCCACAATCAAGAAGATTGATCATAACCCTTACAATCCCTTCCTCGGCTAGGGTTTGTCTCACCTCCGGGACAGCTGATAGATTCTTCAAAGTACAAGCACCTGCAGCCTG
It contains:
- the LOC132188554 gene encoding peroxisomal membrane protein 11C, with amino-acid sequence MSTLDVARAELALVVLYLNKAEARDKICRAIQYGSKYLSNGEPGTAQNVDKSTSLARKVFRLFKFVNDLHALISPTPAGTPLPLVLLGKSKNALLSTFLFLDQIVWLGRTGIYKNKDRADVIGRISLFCWMGSSICTTLVELGELGRLSASMKKIEKQLKKDDKYQNEEYRAKLKKSNERSLALIKAGMDIVVAVGLLQLAPKKVNPRVTGAFGFVSSLISCYQLLPSPPKSKAS